The Roseofilum reptotaenium CS-1145 genome has a window encoding:
- a CDS encoding HepT-like ribonuclease domain-containing protein: MAWRKIAGMRDIIVHDYNKIDVETVWQLVLHDLPTLKYFLTVLE, from the coding sequence ATTGCTTGGCGTAAAATTGCTGGAATGCGCGATATTATTGTGCATGACTACAATAAAATTGATGTTGAGACCGTTTGGCAACTTGTCTTGCACGACTTGCCAACTTTAAAGTATTTTTTGACTGTTCTAGAGTAG
- a CDS encoding nucleotidyltransferase family protein, whose amino-acid sequence MFGSILREDFRETGRDPSDVDVLFTYGEKARRNLLLLVQIKYELEDLLNREVDVVSKTALLEDHYTIRQENILGSARTIYETR is encoded by the coding sequence TTGTTTGGCTCAATTTTGCGAGAGGATTTCCGGGAAACTGGCAGGGATCCGAGCGATGTTGATGTATTATTTACTTATGGGGAGAAAGCGCGTAGGAATTTACTGCTTTTGGTGCAGATAAAATATGAATTAGAAGACTTACTGAACCGAGAGGTTGATGTGGTGAGTAAAACAGCTCTCTTAGAAGATCACTACACTATTCGCCAAGAAAACATTTTAGGTTCAGCAAGGACAATTTATGAGACGAGATAA
- a CDS encoding tetratricopeptide repeat protein: MIEQQLYQDGIKKANQKDFEGAIAIFNEAITLNPDWGDPYYQRGLAYFDLGQIYPAISDYSQAIERDRYHSQAYYARALARISLKNLPGTLEDINWVIQLKPGFAAAYQLRGTVERKRGNLQSAIANFKQAAHLYLDQKDKDNASRCLALIQQIKPKEDAPQLTSPSLPLVTQSDFYQNLIDKAQQGKPQEAREELNWILKTDPNDARAYGCRGIIYCQQGNYQSAISDFNRALSLNFKDPIIYRNRGKARAQIGDHLGAIEDFNQALNTESNDPLIYIARGDAYRLTSHYAQAIQDYSAALNLDPNNGTAYYSRGLAHACLEEMGEAIADYQRAASKFCEQEKWSEYDRSLSQLKKLQKAVPQTNTIQLESLLRQRLLRLVGGHWEIAQRLIDQAKQDYPGMAQEWYLEKVITDLGQK, translated from the coding sequence GTGATTGAACAGCAGTTATATCAAGACGGGATCAAAAAGGCAAATCAAAAGGATTTTGAGGGAGCGATCGCCATTTTCAATGAAGCAATTACCCTCAATCCAGATTGGGGAGATCCTTACTATCAAAGGGGTTTAGCCTACTTTGACTTGGGTCAAATCTATCCAGCTATCTCTGATTATAGCCAAGCGATTGAGCGCGATCGCTACCATAGTCAAGCTTACTATGCCCGCGCCCTTGCCCGCATTAGCCTCAAAAACCTTCCTGGAACCCTGGAAGACATCAATTGGGTGATTCAGCTCAAACCTGGGTTTGCTGCTGCGTATCAACTGCGAGGGACGGTTGAGCGCAAACGGGGCAACCTTCAAAGTGCGATCGCCAACTTTAAACAAGCTGCCCACCTTTATTTAGACCAAAAAGACAAAGATAACGCCAGTCGTTGTTTAGCCCTGATTCAACAAATTAAACCCAAAGAAGATGCCCCCCAACTAACCTCTCCATCCCTACCTTTAGTCACCCAATCTGACTTTTATCAAAACCTCATTGACAAAGCGCAACAGGGAAAACCCCAAGAAGCTAGAGAAGAATTGAATTGGATTTTAAAAACCGATCCCAATGACGCTCGTGCCTACGGTTGTCGGGGAATTATTTATTGTCAACAGGGGAACTATCAAAGCGCTATTTCTGACTTTAACCGCGCCCTTTCTCTTAACTTTAAAGACCCGATTATTTATCGCAACCGAGGCAAAGCTCGCGCCCAGATTGGCGATCATTTAGGCGCGATTGAAGACTTTAATCAAGCGTTGAATACTGAGAGTAACGATCCCCTGATTTACATTGCCAGAGGAGATGCATATCGCTTAACCAGTCATTACGCTCAAGCTATCCAAGACTATAGCGCCGCCCTCAATCTCGATCCTAATAATGGCACAGCCTATTATAGTCGAGGACTTGCCCATGCTTGCTTAGAAGAAATGGGTGAAGCCATTGCCGACTATCAACGGGCAGCGAGTAAGTTTTGCGAACAAGAAAAATGGTCAGAGTATGATCGGTCCCTATCCCAATTGAAGAAACTGCAAAAAGCCGTCCCTCAAACCAACACTATTCAACTCGAATCTTTGCTACGTCAACGGTTATTGCGTTTAGTAGGAGGACATTGGGAAATTGCCCAACGGCTGATCGATCAAGCGAAGCAAGATTATCCTGGAATGGCACAAGAGTGGTATCTGGAGAAAGTGATTACAGATTTAGGGCAGAAGTAA
- a CDS encoding REP-associated tyrosine transposase: protein MPYRQIRFQEGCYYHVYNRGNDRQPIFYNRDNYLYFLRQFRRYFIQPRALDLVAYCLMPNHYHFLVYLHQANFSKRMQRFALSYTKTMNNRYKRVGSLFQGRFQAILVDSDRYLANLTRYIHLNPVRANLVESAADWEFSSYPEYLQLRRGTLPQCEIVGSLFESPSAYREFVEEGERENAIDHLLFD, encoded by the coding sequence ATGCCCTATCGTCAAATTCGGTTTCAGGAAGGTTGCTACTACCACGTATATAATCGCGGCAACGACCGACAACCTATTTTCTACAACCGGGACAACTATCTCTACTTTTTGCGCCAGTTTCGCCGTTACTTCATTCAACCCCGCGCGCTAGATCTGGTTGCCTATTGCCTGATGCCGAACCACTATCACTTCTTGGTTTACTTGCATCAAGCCAACTTCTCGAAACGGATGCAGCGGTTTGCCTTATCCTATACGAAAACCATGAATAATCGCTATAAGCGCGTTGGTTCCTTATTTCAAGGACGGTTTCAGGCGATATTAGTGGATAGCGATCGCTATTTAGCCAATCTAACTCGCTATATTCACCTGAATCCCGTGCGCGCCAACTTAGTCGAGTCCGCCGCAGATTGGGAGTTTTCCAGTTATCCCGAATATCTACAACTGCGCCGTGGCACCTTACCGCAATGTGAAATCGTCGGCTCCCTGTTCGAGTCCCCGAGTGCCTATCGGGAGTTTGTCGAAGAAGGAGAACGGGAAAATGCGATCGACCATCTCCTCTTTGACTAA